In the genome of bacterium, one region contains:
- a CDS encoding phosphoglycerate mutase family protein — translation MSQLAGRPKQLILIRHAESARNEAKRGRNGQKPTTYFADEDARKLVKGIGDHMIPITLPGFEQAVKAGFYLKAHFGKPDFVYDSEYRRTEQTANTALTAFTDKELNSVERRSTTFLRERDPGYTYDMTEEEVERHFPYLREYWRTMGGFHAAPPGGESLSKVVERVRSFITEIFHTRDDQNVWIFTHGGTIRCIRYLLEHWTEKEFVETPGPDNCGITVYNQTMVPISINGQPSVRKKLVLDRFNDTEWNKLPSAEGRAREAYHHDLIYGRR, via the coding sequence ATGTCTCAATTAGCCGGAAGGCCTAAACAACTTATCCTAATCAGACATGCAGAATCGGCTCGGAATGAAGCCAAAAGAGGTAGAAATGGACAGAAACCAACTACATATTTTGCAGACGAAGACGCCCGCAAGTTGGTCAAAGGCATAGGTGATCACATGATACCAATTACCTTGCCTGGATTCGAGCAAGCCGTTAAAGCAGGATTTTATTTGAAGGCCCATTTCGGTAAGCCAGATTTTGTATACGACTCAGAATACCGTCGCACCGAACAAACTGCCAATACCGCTTTAACTGCGTTCACTGATAAGGAACTGAACTCTGTAGAAAGACGGAGTACAACCTTTCTCAGGGAACGAGATCCAGGTTATACCTATGACATGACAGAAGAGGAAGTCGAACGACACTTTCCCTATCTCCGAGAGTATTGGAGAACCATGGGTGGATTCCACGCAGCCCCTCCCGGAGGAGAAAGCTTGTCTAAAGTTGTCGAGCGCGTGCGTTCATTTATTACGGAAATTTTCCATACCCGCGACGATCAGAATGTCTGGATCTTCACACATGGCGGAACGATCCGCTGCATCCGCTATCTTCTGGAACACTGGACTGAAAAAGAGTTCGTAGAAACTCCGGGTCCGGACAACTGTGGGATTACTGTCTACAACCAGACCATGGTTCCGATTAGTATCAACGGACAGCCCAGCGTGCGCAAAAAGTTGGTATTAGATAGGTTCAATGACACCGAATGGAATAAACTCCCATCGGCAGAAGGCCGCGCCCGTGAGGCATATCACCATGACCTAATATACGGTCGACGCTAA
- a CDS encoding FAD-binding oxidoreductase, whose translation MAQHQSIQIPSFKGELLNDAPTLDKYSHDASLFEIRPQLVAFPKNAEDISTLVKYVKAHKRNNPDLSLTARSGGTDMSGGAINDSIIVTLERYFKKIGPVSKTGATVEPGVYYRDFEPKTLSKGLLFPSYPASREICMMGGIINNNSGGEKSLVYGKTERYVKQLKVILSDGEEHTIKPLSNEKLQKKLAEDSFEGRIHKKVLRLLEKNQDVIARSKPVVSKNSTGYNIWDAWDGKTLDLTKLLVGAQGTLGITTQATLRLVAAKPLSGMMVVLMPSLKNLGNIINALLPLQATSIESFDEHTLKFALRFFYSFRTTLGWKRFIMLGLSFIPVLNKMLRFLPHFPKMILLVEFEGKRQSEIDAKIDAVEHALRKFDVTMERARDKHHEEKFWVMRRESFNLLRKNIKRKHAAPFIDDLIVPPPNLPEFLPKLYQILDRHKLLYTIAGHMGDGNFHIIPLMDLTKLRERNKISAVLQEVTDLVVKYKGSLSGEHNDGLVRGPFLDQMYPSKVIEIFSQIKTIFDPQNIFNPHKKITSDWSYSEQHIRKKF comes from the coding sequence ATGGCTCAACATCAATCGATACAAATACCCTCTTTTAAAGGAGAGTTGCTAAATGACGCCCCGACTCTAGACAAATACAGCCATGACGCCAGCCTATTCGAAATCCGTCCCCAACTAGTAGCTTTCCCCAAAAATGCAGAGGATATTTCTACGCTAGTCAAATACGTAAAAGCCCATAAGCGCAACAACCCCGACTTGTCCCTTACCGCACGCAGCGGCGGCACCGACATGTCTGGTGGTGCTATAAATGACTCAATCATTGTCACGCTGGAAAGATACTTTAAAAAGATTGGCCCAGTTTCTAAAACAGGGGCTACTGTGGAACCAGGTGTGTATTACAGAGATTTCGAACCTAAAACCTTATCTAAAGGCTTGCTCTTTCCATCTTACCCTGCCTCTCGCGAAATCTGTATGATGGGCGGCATAATCAACAACAATTCTGGTGGGGAAAAATCATTGGTATACGGTAAAACTGAACGCTATGTTAAGCAACTAAAAGTGATCCTTTCCGATGGCGAAGAACACACCATTAAACCTCTAAGCAACGAAAAATTACAAAAAAAATTGGCAGAGGATTCCTTCGAAGGAAGGATTCACAAAAAAGTCTTGCGTCTTCTAGAGAAGAATCAAGATGTTATTGCCCGATCCAAGCCTGTCGTGAGCAAAAACTCTACCGGATACAACATTTGGGATGCATGGGACGGAAAAACATTGGACCTCACTAAACTACTAGTAGGCGCTCAAGGAACATTAGGAATCACCACCCAAGCCACCTTACGTCTGGTTGCGGCCAAACCTTTATCGGGAATGATGGTAGTGCTCATGCCATCGTTAAAAAATCTAGGCAACATCATAAATGCCCTCCTTCCGCTCCAAGCTACCAGTATCGAATCATTCGATGAACATACTTTAAAATTTGCGCTGCGCTTTTTTTACAGCTTTAGAACTACTTTAGGGTGGAAGCGATTCATTATGCTAGGCTTGAGCTTTATCCCAGTACTGAATAAAATGCTAAGATTTTTGCCTCATTTTCCTAAAATGATTTTACTCGTGGAATTCGAAGGCAAACGGCAAAGTGAGATAGACGCGAAGATCGATGCAGTAGAACATGCATTGAGAAAATTCGATGTTACCATGGAAAGAGCCCGCGACAAGCACCACGAAGAAAAATTTTGGGTTATGCGCCGAGAAAGTTTTAATCTCCTTCGCAAAAATATTAAACGCAAGCACGCGGCGCCTTTCATAGATGACTTAATAGTGCCACCACCCAATTTGCCAGAATTTTTACCCAAGCTTTACCAAATCCTAGACCGCCACAAACTTTTATATACAATCGCCGGCCATATGGGCGATGGCAATTTTCACATCATCCCTCTTATGGATCTGACTAAATTGCGAGAAAGAAATAAAATTTCGGCAGTTCTGCAGGAAGTCACGGACTTAGTGGTTAAATACAAAGGATCTCTTTCGGGAGAACACAACGATGGGCTCGTCCGTGGGCCATTTTTGGATCAGATGTACCCCTCTAAAGTAATAGAAATCTTCTCTCAAATCAAAACCATATTTGATCCTCAAAACATTTTCAACCCTCATAAAAAAATCACTTCGGATTGGAGCTACTCCGAACAACATATTCGTAAAAAATTTTAA
- a CDS encoding histidine phosphatase family protein produces MNGNNMIWPAELNLVRHGQSNYNILKALKAADPDYQVFKRLYNRWDARCEKGDWMREPPKSELVELAIQMRKKYSLGCSDPETPLTEMGIWQAQQTGKALAEFIEIPDVIFVSPYKRTWQTFENVKMFCPQFHGVKIREEDRIREQEHGLCALYNDWRIYHVFHPEQRAMFRLAGKYDYCFPGGENIARARDRVRRWFDKLIRDYPGKRVWGFTHHLTKLTIMGLLKHWSQEQFLWWDTHRVPPNLSVTTFRGTNTGKIEIELPEYGKIYYDQSKYAPA; encoded by the coding sequence ATGAATGGCAATAATATGATATGGCCTGCAGAACTGAACTTGGTTCGTCACGGGCAGTCAAATTACAACATCCTGAAGGCGCTTAAGGCAGCCGACCCGGATTATCAGGTGTTCAAACGGTTATATAACCGTTGGGATGCAAGGTGTGAAAAAGGGGACTGGATGCGCGAGCCGCCGAAGAGCGAGTTGGTAGAGTTGGCCATCCAGATGCGTAAGAAATACTCTTTGGGATGCAGTGATCCGGAAACTCCGCTCACCGAAATGGGCATATGGCAGGCACAGCAAACCGGCAAGGCCCTAGCAGAGTTTATCGAAATTCCCGACGTGATCTTTGTTTCGCCTTACAAAAGAACCTGGCAAACATTCGAGAATGTAAAGATGTTTTGTCCGCAGTTTCATGGGGTAAAGATCCGCGAAGAAGATCGCATCCGCGAACAGGAGCACGGATTGTGCGCTTTGTACAATGACTGGCGTATCTACCACGTTTTTCATCCGGAGCAGCGCGCTATGTTCCGGCTTGCCGGCAAGTACGATTACTGCTTCCCTGGGGGAGAGAATATTGCCAGGGCAAGGGACCGCGTTAGGCGCTGGTTTGATAAGCTTATTCGGGATTATCCCGGAAAGCGAGTATGGGGATTCACTCACCACCTTACCAAGCTTACGATCATGGGATTGCTCAAGCATTGGAGTCAGGAACAGTTTTTATGGTGGGATACCCATCGCGTTCCGCCTAATCTGAGCGTTACCACGTTCCGCGGCACTAACACCGGCAAGATCGAGATCGAACTTCCGGAATATGGGAAGATCTACTACGATCAGTCAAAGTATGCGCCTGCGTAA
- the pyrF gene encoding orotidine-5'-phosphate decarboxylase, which yields MNVQDRIIVALDTDDPDEAIDIVYDLKDFAGMFKVGSELFTSNGPLIVERIVSAGLKVFLDLKYHDTPNTVSKSVAEAAKLGVDLISVHLSSGEKCLKAAMANKGRSRLFGVTVPTSIGEDECYRIYGRSREKQVFHLGLLAANSGLDGIICAGNSHEAGQIKQDPRFQNLQILCPGIRLSSDQKHDQYATVDPIDAIKNGADYIVLGRTITQHRHTAAHLGKKEIINAMIKTALKM from the coding sequence ATGAACGTTCAAGACAGGATAATCGTGGCTCTAGACACCGACGACCCCGACGAGGCTATCGACATAGTCTACGACCTGAAAGATTTTGCAGGTATGTTTAAGGTAGGTTCGGAACTATTTACGTCCAACGGACCGCTAATTGTAGAACGGATAGTCTCTGCTGGCCTTAAAGTTTTTTTAGATCTCAAATATCACGACACGCCCAACACTGTCAGTAAAAGCGTCGCCGAAGCGGCCAAACTGGGAGTAGACCTGATCTCGGTCCACCTCTCCAGCGGAGAAAAATGCCTCAAAGCTGCGATGGCCAACAAAGGCAGAAGCAGACTATTCGGAGTGACCGTACCCACTTCTATCGGCGAAGATGAGTGTTACAGAATTTACGGCCGCAGCCGAGAAAAGCAAGTGTTTCATCTGGGCTTATTGGCTGCAAACAGCGGACTCGACGGAATAATCTGCGCAGGGAACTCTCACGAAGCCGGACAAATTAAACAGGATCCACGCTTTCAAAATTTACAGATCCTGTGTCCTGGTATCAGGCTCAGTTCAGACCAAAAACACGACCAGTATGCTACCGTCGACCCTATTGACGCCATAAAAAATGGGGCCGATTACATCGTGCTTGGGCGAACAATTACTCAGCATCGCCACACCGCGGCTCATTTGGGCAAAAAAGAAATCATAAACGCGATGATTAAAACTGCTCTGAAAATGTAG